The following coding sequences lie in one Arachis stenosperma cultivar V10309 chromosome 5, arast.V10309.gnm1.PFL2, whole genome shotgun sequence genomic window:
- the LOC130979725 gene encoding polyneuridine-aldehyde esterase-like, producing the protein MESIKKHFVVVHGVCHGAWCWYKVKSALESKGHKVTALDLAACGINTKQIEQVETFSEYSEPLLELLASLAPEEKVVLVGHSFGGISIAMAMDKFPHKVQFAVFVSAFIPDTIHNPSYVLQKHTERYGNRESDTEISWYGGKTLMMLGPNTLSTMFYQHSSAEDLELAKSLIRRGSLFFEELSKAENFSKEGFGSVECAYVVCSHDLAIPVEFQQWMIQNSGVSEVRQINGADHMVMISKPQELSSCLLVIAEKAQLKKNIL; encoded by the exons ATGGAGAGTATAAAAAAGCATTTCGTTGTGGTGCACGGAGTGTGCCATGGAGCGTGGTGTTGGTACAAGGTGAAGTCAGCGTTGGAGTCTAAGGGGCACAAGGTGACAGCCCTAGACCTAGCCGCATGCGGCATCAACACAAAGCAAATAGAGCAAGTTGAAACCTTTTCGGAGTATTCAGAGCCGCTGTTAGAGCTTCTGGCCTCGCTTGCTCCCGAGGAAAAGGTTGTTCTTGTGGGTCATAGCTTTGGAGGAATAAGCATAGCCATGGCAATGGACAAGTTTCCCCACAAGGTACAATTTGCCGTTTTCGTTTCGGCTTTCATTCCCGATACCATCCACAACCCTTCATATGTCTTACAGAAG cACACTGAGAGATATGGAAATAGGGAATCAGACACTGAGATATCATGGTATGGAGGCAAAACATTGATGATGCTTGGCCCCAATACCTTGTCTACCATGTTCTATCAACACTCTTCTGCTGAG GATTTGGAGTTAGCAAAGAGCCTAATAAGGCGAGGGTCACTGTTTTTTGAAGAATTGTCAAAGGCAGAAAATTTCTCCAAGGAGGGATTTGGGTCGGTTGAGTGTGCTTATGTTGTGTGTAGCCATGATTTGGCAATTCCAGTGGAATTTCAGCAATGGATGATCCAAAATTCTGGGGTTTCTGAGGTGCGACAAATCAACGGAGCTGATCATATGGTTATGATTTCAAAGCCCCAAGAGTTGTCTTCATGTCTCCTTGTCATAGCGGAAAAAGCACAACTCAAGAAGAATATTCTCTAA
- the LOC130979723 gene encoding pentatricopeptide repeat-containing protein At3g50420, producing the protein MNKACCCATEALALSALQKCSTVTSLREARQLHALVVTTTTTTLLSSKSPFLYNNIISMYARCGSLTDSHVLFDKMPHKTLVSYNALLSAYSRAPGHAVSALKLYTQMGFMAVRPSSKTFTSLLQASSLLEDWWFGSLLHAQGIKFGFLSNICVQTSLLNMYSNCGDLGSAEMVFGNMGDRDDVAWNSLIIGYLKNNKIKEGLRLFSAMLRDGFVPTQFTYSMILSACSRLKGYQYGILIHGHLIVRNVSCDLHMQNALLDMYCNAGNTQTADKMFCGMENPDLVSWNSMIAGYSENEDGKKAMSLFVRLQEFCFPKPDDYTYAGIISATGAFPCSSYGKPLHAQVIKAGLERSVFVGSTLVSMYFKNCEIEAAQGVFNSVSRKDVVLWTEIIIGYSKTDGMSAIKCFSEMFHKAQGIDDYVLSAVLSACADLAVLRQGEMIHCYAVKLGYGVEMSVSGSLIDMYAKNGCLEDAYCVFSHVSDPDLKCWNSMLGGYSLHGMVEEAFKLFEEILEQGLIPDQVTFLSLLSACSHCRLVEQGRFLWNYMNSIALVPGPKHYSCMVSLLSRAALLEEAEEIIIKSPYVEDNLELWRTLLSASVINKNLKVGVHAAEEVLRLDANDGPTLVLLSNLYASAGQWDKVAETRRNMKGLLVEKSTGLSWIEAKNNIHAFSSGDQSHPMADEVQAELYRLKINMVGTEIDEHEAQNAYAT; encoded by the coding sequence ATGAACAAGGCATGTTGTTGTGCAACAGAGGCTCTTGCACTCTCTGCGCTCCAAAAATGCAGCACCGTCACGTCACTCAGAGAGGCGCGTCAACTTCATGCCCTCGTtgtcaccaccaccaccaccaccctcttAAGCTCCAAATCTCCCTTTCTCTACAACAACATCATCTCTATGTATGCACGATGCGGTTCTCTCACCGACTCTCACGTATTGTTCGACAAAATGCCTCACAAAACGCTTGTTTCTTACAATGCGCTTCTTTCTGCTTATTCTCGGGCCCCAGGCCATGCCGTTTCCGCCCTCAAACTTTATACCCAGATGGGTTTTATGGCCGTCAGGCCCAGCAGCAAGACCTTCACAAGCTTGCTGCAAGCTTCTTCGTTGCTTGAAGATTGGTGGTTTGGGTCTTTGCTTCATGCCCAGGGTATAAAGTTTGGTTTTTTGAGTAATATTTGTGTCCAAACTTCTTTGCTTAATATGTACTCAAATTGCGGGGATTTGGGTTCTGCTGAAATGGTCTTTGGGAACATGGGTGACAGAGACGATGTTGCATGGAATTCTTTGATTATTGGCTATCTGAAGAATAATAAGATCAAGGAAGGTCTTCGTCTTTTTTCTGCAATGCTGAGGGATGGTTTTGTCCCTACCCAGTTCACATATTCTATGATTTTGAGCGCATGTAGTCGTCTGAAGGGTTATCAATATGGGATATTGATTCATGGCCATCTGATCGTTAGGAACGTCTCATGTGATTTGCATATGCAGAATGCTCTTCTTGACATGTACTGCAATGCTGGCAATACACAAACAGCAGATAAGATGTTTTGTGGAATGGAAAACCCGGATTTAGTTTCTTGGAATTCAATGATTGCTGGTTATTCTGAGAATGAAGATGGGAAGAAGGCTATGAGTTTGTTTGTCCGGTTGCAGGAATTTTGTTTTCCTAAACCAGATGATTATACCTATGCCGGCATCATATCTGCAACCGGAGCATTTCCATGTTCCAGTTATGGAAAGCCTCTTCATGCTCAGGTTATCAAAGCAGGATTAGAGAGAAGTGTTTTTGTTGGAAGTACTTTAGTGTctatgtattttaaaaattgtgaAATCGAAGCTGCTCAAGGAGTATTTAATTCGGTCTCCAGGAAGGATGTTGTTCTCTGGACTGAAATAATCATTGGTTATTCTAAGACGGATGGAATGAGCGCCATCAAATGCTTCTCTGAAATGTTTCACAAAGCCCAAGGCATCGATGATTATGTTCTCAGTGCAGTTTTGAGCGCCTGCGCTGATCTTGCCGTTTTAAGACAAGGTGAAATGATTCATTGCTACGCTGTTAAACTGGGCTATGGTGTTGAAATGTCTGTTTCTGGGAGTCTAATCGATATGTATGCCAAGAATGGTTGCCTTGAAGATGCATATTGTGTATTTTCTCATGTTTCAGATCCAGATTTGAAGTGTTGGAACTCAATGCTTGGAGGATATAGTCTCCATGGAATGGTGGAGGAagcatttaaattatttgaggaGATTCTCGAACAAGGTCTCATCCCAGATCAAGTAACGTTCTTGTCTCTGTTGTCTGCATGCAGCCACTGTAGGTTGGTTGAGCAGGGAAGATTCCTCTGGAATTATATGAACAGCATTGCTTTAGTTCCAGGGCCTAAGCACTACTCTTGCATGGTATCTCTGTTGAGCCGGGCAGCATTACTGGAAGAGGCAGAGGAAATTATCATTAAATCACCTTATGTTGAAGATAATCTTGAACTATGGAGAACTTTGCTAAGCGCCTCTGTtatcaataaaaatttgaaagtaGGAGTTCATGCAGCTGAGGAAGTTTTGAGGTTGGATGCAAATGATGGTCCAACACTTGTCTTGCTTTCGAATCTATATGCCTCAGCAGGGCAGTGGGATAAAGTTGCAGAGACTAGAAGAAATATGAAGGGATTGCTGGTTGAGAAAAGTACAGGGTTAAGTTGGATTGAGGCCAAGAACAACATTCATGCATTCTCTTCAGGTGATCAATCACACCCCATGGCTGATGAGGTGCAGGCTGAACTGTACAGACTGAAAATAAATATGGTCGGAACAGAAATTGATGAACATGAGGCACAAAATGCATATGCTACATAA